A single Lolium perenne isolate Kyuss_39 chromosome 6, Kyuss_2.0, whole genome shotgun sequence DNA region contains:
- the LOC127320969 gene encoding phosphoenolpyruvate carboxylase 1, producing MAAPPSVKAVMERHQSIDAQLRLLVPGKVSEDDKLVEYDALLVDRFLDILQDLHGPHLREFVQECYELSAEYETDRDEARIAELGAKLTSLSPADSIVISSSFSHMLNLANLAEEVQIANRRRTKLKRGDFGDEASAPTESDIEETLKRLVSDLGKSREEVFDALKNQTVDLVFTAHPTQSVRRSLLQKHGRIRDCLKQLYAKDITADDKQELDEALQREIQAAFRTDEIRRTPPTPQDEMRAGMSYFHETIWKGVPKFLRRIDTALKNIGINERLPYNAPLIQFSSWMGGDRDGNPRVTPEVTRDVCLLARMMAANLYFSQIEDLMFELSMWRCSDELRVRADEVHLSSKKSAKHYIEFWKQVPPNEPYRVILGDVRDKLYYTRERSRHILTTGISDIPEESTFTNVELFLEPLELCYRSLSSCGDKAIADGSLLDFLRQVSTFGLALVKLDIRQESDRHTDVLDAITTHLGIGSYAEWSEEKRQEWLLSELRGKRPLFGSDLPQTEEVADVLSTFHVLAELPADCFGAYIISMATAPSDVLAVELLQRECHIKKPLRVVPLFEKLADLEAAPASVARLFSIDWYMNRINGKQEVMIGYSDSGKDAGRLSAAWQMYKAQEDLIKVAKQYGVKLTMFHGRGGTVGRGGGPSHLAILSQPPDTIQGSLRVTVQGEVIEHSFGEEHLCFRTLQRFTAATLEHGMHPPISPKPEWRAIMDEMAVVATKEYRSIVFQEPRFVEYFRSATPETEYGRMNIGSRPSKRKPSGGIESLRAIPWIFAWTQTRFHLPVWLGFGAAFKHIMQKDIRNIHTLKEMYNEWPFFRVTLDLLEMVFAKGDPGIAALYDKLLVSEDLQPFGEQLRNNFEETKQLLLQVAGHKDVLEGDPYLKQRLRLRESYITTLNVCQAYTLKRIRDPSFEVTPQQAPLSKEFADEKEPAELVQLNRGSEYAPGLEDTLILTMKGIAAGMQNTG from the exons ATGGCGGCGCCGCCCTCGGTGAAGGCTGTAATGGAGCGGCACCAGTCGATCGACGCGCAGCTGCGGCTCCTCGTCCCCGGCAAGGTCTCCGAGGACGACAAGCTCGTCGAGTACGACGCCCTCCTCGTCGACCGCTTCCTCGACATCCTCCAGGACCTCCACGGCCCCCACCTCCGCGAATTC GTGCAGGAGTGCTACGAGCTCTCGGCGGAGTACGAGACGGACCGCGACGAGGCCCGGATCGCCGAGCTCGGGGCCAAGCTCACCAGCCTCTCCCCCGCCGACTCCATCGTCATCTCCAGCTCCTTCTCGCACATGCTCAACCTCGCCAACCTCGCCGAGGAGGTGCAGATCGCCAACCGCCGCCGGACCAAGCTCAAGCGGGGGGACTTCGGCGACGAGGCGTCGGCCCCCACCGAGTCCGACATAGAGGAGACGCTCAAGCGCCTCGTCTCGGACCTCGGCAAGTCCCGCGAGGAGGTGTTCGATGCGCTCAAGAACCAGACCGTCGACCTCGTTTTCACCGCCCACCCCACGCAGTCCGTCAGGAGGTCCCTGCTCCAGAAGCACGGCAG GATCCGGGATTGCCTCAAGCAGTTGTATGCCAAGGACATCACTGCTGATGACAAGCAAGAGCTCGACGAGGCTCTGCAGAGGGAG ATTCAAGCTGCCTTCCGAACTGATGAAATCCGCAGGACACCTCCCACTCCCCAGGATGAAATGCGTGCTGGGATGAGTTACTTCCATGAAACTATATGGAAGGGTGTACCGAAATTCTTGCGCCGTATTGACACTGCTCTGAAAAATATTGGTATCAATGAGCGGCTTCCTTACAATGCTCCTCTCATTCAGTTCTCCTCCTGGATGGGTGGTGACCGTGATG GAAATCCAAGAGTTACACCAGAGGTTACACGCGATGTTTGCTTGTTAGCAAGGATGATGGCTGCTAACTTGTACTTCTCTCAGATAGAAGATCTGATGTTTGAG CTCTCTATGTGGCGCTGCAGTGATGAACTTAGGGTCCGTGCAGATGAAGTACATCTGtcctcaaaaaaatctgcaaagcaTTACATAG AGTTCTGGAAGCAAGTTCCTCCAAATGAACCTTATCGTGTCATACTTGGCGATGTCAGGGATAAACTGTACTATACGCGCGAACGTTCTCGCCACATATTGACAACTGGAATTTCAGACATTCCAGAAGAGTCAACTTTTACTAATGTTGAACTG TTTCTGGAACCTCTTGAGCTGTGCTACAGATCCTTATCTTCCTGTGGTGACAAAGCTATTGCTGATGGAAGCCTTCTTGATTTCTTGCGTCAAGTATCAACTTTTGGGCTTGCTCTTGTGAAACTTGATATCAGGCAGGAATCTGATCGACACACTGATGTCCTTGATGCTATAACGACACATCTTGGGATCGGATCCTATGCTGAATGGTCTGAGGAGAAACGCCAGGAGTGGCTGTTGTCTGAACTAAGGGGCAAACGCCCATTGTTCGGTTCAGATCTTCCTCAGACTGAAGAAGTTGCTGATGTTTTAAGCACATTTCATGTCCTTGCAGAGCTCCCAGCAGATTGTTTTGGTGCTTACATCATCTCAATGGCAACTGCCCCATCTGATGTGCTTGCTGTTGAGCTTTTGCAGCGGGAGTGCCATATAAAAAAGCCATTGAGAGTTGTTCCACTATTTGAAAAGCTTGCAGATCTTGAAGCAGCTCCAGCATCTGTTGCACGACTATTTTCAATAGACTGGTACATGAATAGAATCAATGGCAAGCAGGAGGTCATGATTGGATACTCAGACTCTGGGAAGGACGCTGGGCGTCTCTCTGCAGCGTGGCAAATGTATAAAGCACAAGAAGATCTCATAAAGGTGGCAAAGCAATATGGAGTAAAGTTAACAATGTTTCATGGAAGAGGTGGAACGGTTGGCAGAGGAGGTGGTCCCAGTCATCTTGCTATATTATCTCAACCACCAGACACGATACAAGGATCACTTCGTGTAACAGTTCAAGGCGAGGTCATAGAGCACTCATTTGGAGAGGAACACTTGTGCTTCAGAACTCTGCAACGTTTCACTGCAGCTACTCTTGAGCATGGAATGCATCCTCCAATTTCACCCAAGCCAGAATGGCGTGCTATAATGGATGAGATGGCTGTAGTGGCAACAAAAGAATATCGATCAATTGTCTTCCAAGAACCACGTTTTGTCGAATACTTCCGCTCG GCAACACCTGAGACTGAATATGGTCGGATGAATATTGGTAGCCGGCCATCAAAGAGAAAGCCTAGTGGAGGCATAGAATCGCTCCGTGCAATTCCATGGATCTTTGCTTGGACACAGACAAGGTTTCATCTTCCTGTATGGCTTGGATTTGGTGCAGCGTTCAAACATATCATGCAGAAGGACATCAGGAATATCCATACTCTGAAAGAAATGTACAATGAGTGGCCATTCTTTAGGGTCACCCTTGACTTGCTTGAGATGGTTTTTGCCAAGGGAGATCCAGGAATTGCTGCTTTATATGACAAATTGCTTGTGTCTGAAGATCTGCAGCCCTTTGGGGAGCAGCTGAGAAACAACTTTGAAGAGACGAAACAGTTACTCCTTCAG GTTGCTGGCCACAAGGACGTTCTTGAAGGGGATCCTTACCTGAAGCAGCGTCTGCGGTTGCGTGAGTCATACATCACAACATTGAATGTTTGCCAAGCCTACACCCTGAAGCGGATAAGAGACCCTAGCTTCGAGGTGACACCGCAGCAGGCACCTCTGTCGAAGGAGTTCGCTGATGAGAAGGAGCCAGCTGAGCTGGTGCAACTGAACCGTGGGAGCGAGTACGCCCCAGGCCTGGAGGACACCCTCATCCTTACCATGAAGGGTATTGCTGCTGGAATGCAGAACACAGGCTAG